Below is a genomic region from Triticum dicoccoides isolate Atlit2015 ecotype Zavitan chromosome 5A, WEW_v2.0, whole genome shotgun sequence.
AACACTTTGACGAAGATCGGCAAAAGATAAATCACATTTTACATTTTGTAGCAAAGAAGCGACATAGGCATTGGAGCCATCATTGTTTGTCAAATTAGCTAAGAACTATATCAATTATAACACATAACTAAACTCAAAGTACGATAAAAAAAATCTCAGACTAAATTTGGAACTGTACCTTATAAAATAGTTAAAGATATCATTTGATAATCTTAAAAGAAAAGGCGGTTCGAAAGTAAAATCAACGTATGAACAAAATATCGGACTAAATGTGAAAGGTCACCTTACATTTTATGACTGAAAGGGGAGAAAAGTATCAGCAAATGATTTTGCAATTCAAAAGAAATCAACACAAAGATTACATAAAAGCTGAAATTGAACCTACTGGTCCACGCCAAGAGTTAACGGCTGGATCGACCTCTCCCAGCCAACAACATTGTGACCGCGCACTTGAACAAGACATGGCATAGCCACCTTACCGACTCGATTGCGTATATCGGCACCATCAGAACGACGCCGACGAGGAACTTCTGCTCCTGGAAAAGAAGAAACGCAGCAGTGGTGAGTCCAAACACGAACACAGCTCCAGCAACAATTTACCCTGCTGTATAGAAAATAAGAAATTCAACACCGACTGATGATAACAAGCAACCGACCTCTGGGTTCTTGTAGGCCGATGGTGGTTGAAGAGCAAGTAGATGGACAGCGAGAGTGATACGGCGACGAAGAGCCCCGAGATTATCATGGCCCAAACTGGCAGCGAGTAGCTCTGGAGCACCAGTAGCAATTTGTTGGCCAATTCCATTGCCATTGCCATCGCGCCTGTCTGTCCCGCCACTTGGCTATACTCAAGCTGATGCCCCCTCCTCTCTTGCGCCGCGGGCACATTCGCGATCAGGATTCACTGTTCCAGGTTGCGGTTCATATAGCATCATGGTCAGGAATTGGACCTTCCAAATGGAAAATTCCCAGTGATGCACAGCCCCCTGGCTGATACTGAAGTCATTTCGGCGAGACCAAAAATGCAGAGTGGCGTGCCCTGTTTCTGTCCCTTCCTCCGCCTAATAATACTCGGCGGGATTCAGTCACCTGCAAGCACAAATTTAAATGGCGTTTACACGAGGCAGCAAGTGCTCCGTCGGATCGGAAGGGAAGGGCCAGCAATGGCGCAATTTCGACTGgagggaaataaataaataaacatgctagtaagcgtgcacgtgcaacacacgtttTGATTAATATCCATAAGTTATAAATGATACAATTGGATATATACAACAAAAGTATCCAAATCAAATCATGTCCATACACACAATCAACACTATTCACCAATACATTTTGCTCTTTTCCTCGTATGTATAATTGTTGTGCAAAGAACATTTGTTATGGATCCGATACATTTTTCTGCCGACTCAACCTTCCAACCTTGGCTCAAAAATTGGAAGAGAATAAACAAAACTACAAAATCAAGAACCGGGGCTTAAAGACCTAAGTGGCCAGAGGATTCGTTCGATTCAACTCACTAACCTGACACGTACGGCAAAGAATCGTCTTGCAAGAACCAGAGATAAAAAAGCACATGATCTTGGTAAGATTACACTGTCAACAAGAAAATCTTGATGAGATTAGTAAAATTCAGAAGGATTCGAACATAACTGTGATGCTATGAAAAATTCCACCCCATAAAAAGCAGGGAAAATATTCTTTCTAAATATGTAACATTCTCCAAAATAACTCATGAGCCTCACCAGAACAAATCTTATAGAATGGATATCACATCTTTGTAGTGAACCGATATAGCAGTTACATTCAGATTCATAActtaaaaataaaatatacaatagaATGTATGAATGGCACATGAACTCCATACGTATTTCTCTTTAATAGAGAATTTGGATGCTATGAAACAGATGTGTGGAAACTTAAATGAAAATAGACAAACTTTACTGATGGATCATAAACCAAAATAAGGATATCTACTGAAATTAATGAGAAACTGCTATTCAGATAGAATAAATTAGTTACGACATTGGTACTGTCCATTGCCAATACTTGTGAAAAAACATTATCACCTGATCGTCTTCAGTCGCATGCTTGCCGCCCCACTGTACAGGCTATAGAAGTGGTACGCAGCAAAGCAGGGGTGTGGGCAGCAATGCCGGATCGTTTACGACAGCGGGAGGGTGATGCTGGGATGGCTGCAGGCGTGGCCAACAGAGTGGTGTGGGACGGAAGCCCCGACTGACATCCATGTGTGAGGCTCTTAGCTACCAAGAGTTCTGGGGCAAGCGTAGGTGTTCAATTGATTTAGAGTCTCCATAGCAAACTCTGTTAATAAGTAAGGGAAAGCATTGAAATGAAAATATAAGGTAATTATGTAAAGAGAACGGAAACGACTAATTGGTTGCTTCCCAATCTTCCGTCATAAcaccaaattgaaagaaagaaatacTACTATATTGAGGAAAATTTTATACCTGCATTATCCACACTGCATCCGTTACCTCTTGACATTGCTTCATTGATAGAAGGACCAAGTGATAAAATATATGCCGGTTTCACTGTCAATGCTTTCTTTAGGGCTGAATTCCTCTCTCATTTTGTCGGTGTAGAATTCTCATTGGACTTGTGTCAACTCAAAGAAACAAGCAAGTGTCCATATATTGTTTCCAACAGCATCAACTGCAGTGAATGAAGACATCTAGTGAGCAACCACATAATCCACGCATCTAGTCTAAATGCCTTAGCCTTATGAGGTTCCATAGGTGGGACTTACTCAACATTCAGTAACACCATCATAAGCACTTGGAGATCATTTCTGAAAACTGAATAACATACCAAAGATGAAACAAAATATTTTCAAACTACAAGTATCACAATTATGAAGTAAGCAAGCTATACCAAAGAAATCAAATTAATCTAGTCCAATGTAGGTGCTTCCAATCTAATATTCCTAGTAGCAGCAAGCCATGTTGTAAGAAGGGAATTTTGATACAACTACGTATATCCAAGTGCTGCAAACAGCAGTTTATATGTCAGGAGCAGGAAGTTAGTAGCAAGAAAAATCACGTCAGATAGAACACATGAACAAAACAAAGATTTTGCCACATTATTACATAGAACTTCATTCTCTTTTTGGCTCTGGAATCAAGActatcaagtatatctatgaatgAGGGCATTTCTTTCGTGAGACATATTTCTAGATAAGAGTTACTATAAATACATCTGACAGCCTGATCATAAGGAGTTCAAAGTAAGCTTTTATTGTAAGATGTAAGATGAGTGAATGGCATGGAGAATTGGCAAAGAAGCGAATCTTCCTTCGATCTAGACTGTAGATGTCAAGAAAACAAGATCTGGAGGAAGACAGAGGACAAAGTGTGTGATGCGGAGAGCGACGTCTGTGTCATGGAGGCGACCGTCTTCCTAGCCGCCTCTCCTGACCTCATAGCCAGCTGCACCCCCACGGCACTCCATAGGCTGCCCTCCGTCTCGCACTCCAAGCCTTCCATGCCGCGGCACGCCGGAAGCCGGAGGAACGCGCAGCCTTCACGCACACGCCCTCCGCCGCGCAGCTGCCACGGCACCATCGCGCCCGCGCCACAAGGGCCGCCACGCACAGCTCCTCTGCCGTGGCCTGCATCCACCGCCGCGTCTGTGGCCGCCCGCTGCATCCTGGTCCGCCGCCGCTGGTCGAGGGAGGAGAGGGACCTTGCCGCCACTGACGCAGACCGACCACTCTGGTTCCGCGCCGCCGCTTCTCGAGGGAGGAGATGCAGGCCGAGCGGCGGGCGGCACGAGGCTGGGGGCGCGGCGGCTCCTGTTCCCGTGGTGGCGATGGGAAGGGAGCGTGGGGATCGTGCGTTAGTTTTGTGCGTGATTACAGGAGATGCGTGATTACAGGGGATCGTGCGTTAATTTCTCCTCTCCCTGGCTCCTCGACCAGGTACCTGCACACCCGTGGCCTTCCCTTCCCGGCAGCGAAGTGCAGCGCCACGAGACCTTGATCCTTGGCCGCCTCCACGACCTCCCTGGGACGGCCCCTGCCCTGATCCAGATCTCTCACCAGCCCTGCGACGCGACAAACGGGAGAGTCAGTGCCTCCCAGATCCAAACAAAACCCGCCCGGAATCGCCCACGTACTCTTGAAGAGGCGGAGGTCGCCGCGGCTCGCTGCGTGGAGGAGCGGAAGCGATCCGTCGGCGGGCGGAGGGGGCGGGCTAGGGTTTGGAGGGGCGGCGCGGCGCTTGGCTGAGGTGGCGGCGGGGTGACACCGCGCCATGGCGACCAGTGGTGGCGAGGTGGCGCCGTgggatccgcggcggcggcggcgtccctgGCGATCCCAGATCGAGGCCGCTGGTGGGAGGAGAGAGAACTTTTTTCCTTTGCGATTCTGAAAACCGGTGGATGAAGGTGTGGGAGTGGGATGTGACGAAACAAAACCGACGAAAAAAAGCCGACGAAAAAAAACCAATGGAGGTGGGACAAAAAAAATCCGGAACTacctgggaggtgggagggagTACGAAAATAAACCGTCTCGGTTGAGCGGGGGGTGGGAgcaagtaccaaaaaagaccgggtgaggtgggacgaaaataaaacccgaaaCGCGGCCtatcaactgagacattaggagtttaGAAAATTCAGAAATAACTGCATAAAAATAAAGTATATGACCCCGGCCGGGCCGCTTCGATCAAAACATGCATGACTCGACGCCACCACAATATcagatcctcaaaaaaaaaaaaaaatcttccTCGCGGCTCTCCCGCACATCCCCGTGTCGACTAACACATCACCAACCACATTCCGCACATGCAACGCTACCGTCGAGGAACAAGGCCGCCTCCGCCCGCCAACTCGTCCCCTATCGAATGGATGGTGCGTCGTCGAGGAACAAGGCCGCATCCCCGCCAGCTTCCGATTCCGCTCTGGTGACCCTTCAAAAGAAATCGATCGGAACGCACATGCGGTACTAGCCGACCCCGGCCGCAATGCATCGGGCTAGGAGGGTGACGACAGGAGGCATGGGAGAGTTATTCCCcaaggagggagggaggcgccgacCAACCAATGAGTGAGCATCGATCCACTTCCACGATGATGCACACTCAACCATATTTTTTTAAATGTTACGATTTGTGAGTATGAAAATTCTTCCGACTCGCAACTTGTGAGTATAGTAAATTGCATTTTATCTTTACAACAAAAGATTTTCCATCTTTACCCCCTATCACCCCCCCCATACGCAGGTCTCCCAAACGAGCACGCATGCATGCGTCGGGAACACCCGCATTAATGCCCGCGTGCACTCTAATCTAATCTAGGAGTAATTCACATTCATTAttagctatgctagtagacgttccACCTCCACAAAATTAACATCCTTCTTTGACTTGTTCTCAAATCAAAAGTCCTTCCTCGGGCCGAACTATCAAAATCTTTCCCGCCAGCTGGCCACTTAATTAGACGACCGACCGATAGACTAACTACGAAAATGTTAAcacccacacatgtgggcgtttgcacatcgcccacatgtcttcatcaccactcattttgccatatatgaatagatgacattagcataatttttttttgttttcggcttaaaaatgttgtatctcctaaataataaagcgaactaaaaatccgttttcaccattaaatccgtctcgacgagatcttcaaaactagaccccatgttgatatgtttcgacgaatttttttttgcccagaagttgccatgatgtttacactgcagttgccatagggcttaaattaaagttgccatgtggcaattttagtttgtagatcatggcaattttagtattttgatgatggcaactccagtactttgatcatgaaaattattttttgtatgaaccatggcaattttacgtgcatgttcatggcaattttagtttatggttcatggcaaatctagtttcttaattccccgttttataaatgtcaaaatttacttttaaatgtagaagaaaatagctgaaatatatcatggcaacttcagtgtaaacatcatggcaattcatatacaatagacatggcaacttttaatccaaaaaaaaatcatcaaaatatatcaacatgagatctagtttcgaagatctcatcgcgaggaatttaatggtgaaaatggatCTTCAATcgaatttttcatttaagagataaaacattttaaaaactgaaaatccaaaaagatacctacatgcatgcatgcgatgacgtggcaatctgtttgcattagagacgtgtggtgcgtctcccttcctgccacacgtgtgacaGTTAGCGGCGTCCATTAACTAATAAATCCATAAATAACTGCATAAAAATAAAGAATATGACCCCGGCCGAGCCGCTTCAACCAAAACATGCATGACTCGACGCCACCAAAATATCACATcctcaaaataaaaaaataatatctTCCTCACGACTCTCCTGCACATCCCCATGTTAACTAACACGTCACCAACCACGTTCCGCGCATGCAACGCTACCGTCGAAGCAGCGCCGCCAACTAGTCCCCTATCGAATGGATGACGCGTCGTCGAGGAACAAGGCCGCCTCCGCCCGCAAACTCGTCCCCTATCGAGTGGATGACGCGTCCAATGAGGAGATCCGTCCGTGGACGGCCGAAAATGGACCAATGAGGAGAAAGGGTTGTACGACCGTGATTCACGAGAGAGATTAATTAGTCCGGCCGACGGATACGTGTAGTGGTCGGAGGAGCAGCaccccaaaagaaaaagaaaaagaaaacccaaGCACGGCAACGAGAGTCAAAACCAAACCGTCACATCACATCCACCGCGCCCGCTCTCGCCACGCCGCTGTCTCCTTCTCCCGCCGCGGCCGTCTCCTTTGAGATCGGCCGAAAGCTCCTCGCCGGCGACTACTGAGATGCATGCACACAAACATACTATCAAAGCCCCCTACTTCACCCTCTGTCTCATTGGTATGCACACAAACAACGATCGAACCTGGCGCTCGAGATGTGGCCTTCCTCAGCATGCGCCCACTCTCTTTGGTCGATCGGATGTGGACAAACGGCTAGGATCAACTCCAAACAAGGATTGATCCGTGGGACGTGACGAACAACCAATCAACAAGCAAGCGTTGTTGCATCCACTTGTGGGCCTGTGGTTGAGAGATGAGGCAGCCAACCAAAACGAACGAATCTGTTCCATAGGGCCAGTCTGCATGCACGCCGTTACATGTTTCTTCCAACCACCACATCCAATGTATCACGTTCCGCGCATGCAATGCAACGCTACCGTCGAAGccgcgccgcctccgcccgccAACTCGTCCCCTATCAAATGGATGACGTGTCGTCGAGGAACAAGGCCACATCCCCGCCAACTTCCAATTCCGCTCTGGTGACCCTTCAAAAGAAATCGATTGGAACGCACATGCGGTACTAGCCGACCCCGGTCGCGACGCATCGGGCTAGGATCGGAGGGCGACGACGGGAGGTCCACCAGGCACGGGGCCTGGGAGAGCTATTCCCCAAGGAGGGGGGGAGGCGCCGACCAACCAATGAGTGAGCATCGATTCCACTCCCACGATGATGCACACTCAACCTTTATAAAAAAAATGTTACGACTTGTGAGTATGAAAATAGTTTCTTCCAACTCGCGATTACATTATTGtctgaggagagagagagaaaaaaaaaagaacagGTACCAGTGTTCCTCAACCCTAACCCATCCCTCTTGGGTATTGCTCTCACACCTTGGGGACGGGACGACACCCGCACATGTCCCTTCGCCTCATTGATATGCACACCCAGACGACCGGACGTGGCGCTTGAGATGTTGCCTTCGCTCAGCATGCGCCCTAGCTCTTTCGTCGGTTGAGGGCGAACGGCCAGGATCAACTCGGGAGAAAGGATCGATCCATAGGACGTGGCAACAAGCAAGCGTGAGACCACCGCTTGTGCTTGTTTTGATttggcctctcccctcccctcacTCACTCACTCCCTGATGCACGCACGCGACGCAGGTCAGGGGCACCACCTACAAGCAGCAAGGAAGGGAAGACCACCGCTTCTCTCCGGACCGGGTCGCCGCTGCTCCAACACAACACCATGCAAGGTCTCCACGCCCATCCAATTTGCAAGATCATCACTGCAACTTATTCAGATAGGATAGGATAGGATATGATAGCAAAACTGAAACCTTTGTTCCTTCTTCAGACAAGAGAGGACAACTGAAGCCGTCAAGGATAAAAATCCTTCTTCAGAAAACTCAAACTTTTGTCCTGCAAATTACTCTAGCCATGCCAATGCCATGCACGTTTAGCTTTTCTTCATTCTTCTAATAAAAATCAAAAATATTAGGGGCAAAGCTAGCCACTTTGTATGTGTGTGCTTATGCCGCATACAGTATATCAACAAGTTCTCACTCCTTAATTAGTTAGTGGATTTTGCACtcaatttcttttgttttttcgctTTTGCCGCTCTGCTCTACTTGGGTGCTGTATATATAATGCGTGCCCTTGAGTGTTTCGCTTGTCCATGTTTGTGCTTGTGCTCGGTGCTTCAGCCTCAATCTTTTTCTTCCGTGTCTAAAACACGAATGACTCGGATGACTGTTCTTACAACAACATTAGAGGCTACATAGCCCGTAATACTCACCACTTCCCAATATTCATCTGCGTGATGAGCCCATGAAGAATGAAAACTGCAGAAAACTGAACTTTCCTTCTTCAGAAAACTCAAGGTGTTCACATGCACGCACTGGAAGTTTAGCTTTTCTTCATTCTTCTAAAAATCAAAAATATTAACCACTGTGTGtgcgtgtaacgccccaagaccggagattCATATGCCATCCATGGATTCCGGGTTTCGTcatgtgttttgttttgcttgttgctttCCCCTTTGCATCATGTgccttgcatcatgtcatcatgcaacccgttttaaaacccactaaataatttgtgtggatcttcgatccatttaaatcgagggaagagtgacttctctttataacattatcctcctaatatttatggagctattataaatatttcatttatttggaattcaccttaacacacgTGCATGATAAATCCCTTGGTCTTTTCGTCTTCAAtttttgactctctaaccttgccaataattccTTTTCCTTTTATCGAGGCTCTTCCTAAATTCTTAACATTTTTCGACACACCTAAAGTTTAGACTCCATTCAAACTCCTTCGGGGCAAGTTAAATAATTTTGGATTTAACTTCCCCTATTTTGTTGGAACCATTTTTGTTGGGTTGGAAATATTCCATAAAGCCTTACAAATATGTTCCATCATTTTATTCTTGATCATGGCCTCTTCTCCTAATTCTTTTGAACTCTCTCTATTTTTTTTTCTGCTTAAGAGGGTGAGAGAAGAGAGAGCCCAGCCGCAACCtgcagccaggccggcccatttcCGTCAAGCCCAGCCCAGCGCTTATCTAACCCTAGCCGCACTGCCCCGATCCCCTCCTCATCTCACGTTCCCTGCTAGCGCCGTCAGGGAGGAGCCCGATCCCATCCCGTGCGCTCGAACCCCCCTCCTTCCCTCGATCCCTCTCCCTTCCCTCGTTCCCTCACGCCGCCACACTGGTCGAGGAGCCCGGATCCCATCCTCGTCATCCctgccttctccctcctcgtcGCCGGAGTCCAGCCACTGGGCGAGCCGTAGGCCGCCGTCGCCATGAACGCCCGCGCTCATCTCCTCCACCTCGCGCCACCCACCTCCCTCCGCGGTCAAGCACCAGCCCCAGGAGCCGACAGATGCGTCGCCGCCGCCCtggagctccaccgccgccaagcGCCGCCTCCAGCAGCCTCCTCCCCTCGCGTTCCTGCCTTGCCCCGCCATGGACGCCGCAAGATATCGCCGCTGCCTCCCCGTCTCCGGCCATGGCGCCCGCGCCGGCGACCCGACCTGCCAGGGCCGCTGCCCTCCTTCACCGCGCCCGCGCCACCGCTTCTCCGCCTCGCCCGGAGCTCCAAGTTCGCCAgccaccgctgccgctgccgaCCTCCGCAGCACCAAGTCCTTCCAGCCGCGAGGCAGTGCCCCCTCGCGCGCCCATGGTCCTCCCTTCTTCGTCGTGAGCGGCAACAGGAGTGTCGCCGAGCCCTCCACGCGACCCTGCGACTGCGTTGACCATCAGCTCCGACCTGCTGTCAGCCATGCCAAGACCCGAGTACCACGATGTCGAGACCCCTCAAGTTCGGCTACGcgaaaacgccaagtacccctacgaaccgtgtacgactaccggcgccgaagtccgcgagtaccactacgtttgcgatgtacatctacaccaagattGGACCGACAAGACCAAACGGATGCTTAAACAAGTACCGAACGAAACGCCAAGTCCTACGAGAATGACTCCGTGGACCGACGAGTACCACGACGACCATTGTTCGCCAAGTACACCTTCAGATGGCCAAGTTCCTCTTCAAATGTACGACTACACGGTGTTGCGCCAAGTACCACGATGCCCGAAGccctcggattcgtcaagtccgaaggtgcaagtaccactccgaaccatgtacgacgatcgtcgccgaagacccgtgtaacgtgaacgtgaacgactaccgccgcGAGTACCTCTAcgtcgtcatgtacccctacttccactaccgccacgagaacaactacttcctctatgacTCGAACCGCTCGAGAATGCTCCCTTGGAAGTATAACCATCGAGACGACGCCCGTGTGTGGTGTATGAGATGAAccgcgtgtttgcaccgtgtccgatttgtctctcgtttccatgccactaacccgtggaaCCCGGtattcgggagcaccccaccatccttgcatgacacgccccatcacttttccttttgcaccggcatctcaatcgagtaccAGAATCGGAACGTTGCCATGGCACCGTTACCGTtattgttgccgtggcacccctttccttccaccacggtgacaaatgctccataatgctcttatcaacattttcataaaattgcttaaaacttgcatatgccatccgcatcatgataataacatttaaaatgtttaaaattattgttggctttaaattgctaaatgcatatggggatttaccggaat
It encodes:
- the LOC119296782 gene encoding uncharacterized protein LOC119296782 — translated: MARCHPAATSAKRRAAPPNPSPPPPPADGSLPLLHAASRGDLRLFKRLVRDLDQGRGRPREVVEAAKDQGLVALHFAAGKGRPRVCRYLVEEPGRGEINARSPVITHLL